Proteins encoded together in one Penicillium digitatum chromosome 1, complete sequence window:
- a CDS encoding Zinc finger, MIZ-type: MISPKSRSHTSADHIEESNTTASLFLGGVRRNWMGPRTNVPENSVMRNPCGEVDLPVPLNSFPMSPITPGETLTQSPSRGAVHTAKNPDARATALPSPVLSTNSQSPVNADAIVSNQLSTLPPISKQLTAQRGNDERMAVRQSPPSGLATSQRVTQSPLRGPNWSTNSPSLTGTDTGASTQESIVSGSRPSSQQNGRAGAATIPDEAWKQWSAQLDALVDDLSAKGVLSPAHLTKTNVILPRIDLLRQAISRKDTFYLVIHQLYCRYSIDPSTLGQIRASEMGMQSLIPLLEDNGMMPGAATIWFAHFPASPQRLMQTTWYLQVLSGVPEFLSRLATEWPGIWLQARHPPLVSHLWQVLACPSPILMSVMFMCVARRLHLEKYVKPLLDFFWKDIKVFHQCRDYDLPKTTQQAHDWNFAQQYLNFPRLPGNQPQTPSSSLSAPSLRPQNQPMSPGIPSPYPRSAVAGTSQPATNSPALSPLGAPLQQFPSNSQAVGPAVGPHQFGANSQVQNTPQPIHYNPMSQGREPGPWYPVNSQMNPQMHRQIALEQVPPSLRHQSTPGSNGQQMQRRTMMPTHLVAPANPSTTPLQSSALTSTQSAPSLHAPLPISTLATTNHLAQRPMPPQRPNNYHHQQRSGTMQSSVSPIARVPPQRQHFQPLPNSAFLPLPGYRAPMMVNPNPTRLGLHLVDLRDPTKKLVKQGSDGNEIGTDLFTYLNTFAVHPTIVDVDQSVYAWNFSFTHDEHQKFPHIAHGKESQYSVWTFRPGCRTIRLRCIRLPGSPNTVTEQTWATAGTFWPSVFYITVNGRELYVRRKVHNGKDLPLDITEYLTTGENRVRLDIILGQDECKTSKFVFGVEVLEVAEFDQILTLIKSISAADSRAAIKKRLSPITDDDELAVVTDNLTIDLVDPFMARIFDIPVRSRHCNHHECFDRDTFIRTRKSVSGPTPMVDNWRCPICKGDARPQFLVVDQFLAELHAELARTTRLQGIRAIQIKVDGTWTPKYDTDETSPGADKVLSPKRKAEDSLGPVAMRPRKDVSNGSHSSAVRTQEHTVIELD, translated from the coding sequence ATGATATCACCTAAATCTCGATCGCACACTAGTGCTGATCATATCGAAGAGTCCAACACTACCGCCAGTCTGTTTTTGGGCGGCGTGCGGAGGAACTGGATGGGTCCGCGGACTAACGTCCCGGAGAACTCGGTTATGCGAAATCCTTGCGGCGAGGTTGACCTTCCAGTCCCTCTCAACTCTTTTCCTATGTCCCCCATCACGCCTGGTGAGACCCTGACCCAATCTCCCTCACGCGGTGCTGTTCATACGGCAAAAAACCCCGATGCGCGAGCCACGGCTCTTCCCTCACCCGTTCTCAGTACCAATTCTCAAAGTCCTGTGAACGCCGATGCGATCGTTTCAAATCAACTCTCCACGCTGCCACCAATCTCTAAGCAACTCACGGCACAGCGTGGCAATGATGAGCGCATGGCAGTCCGACAATCTCCTCCCAGCGGGCTCGCCACGTCACAACGTGTGACCCAGTCCCCTTTAAGGGGACCTAACTGGTCCACGAATTCCCCTTCGCTCACAGGCACAGACACAGGCGCTAGCACACAAGAATCCATCGTCTCGGGGTCCCGACCTAGCTCGCAGCAGAATGGGAGAGCTGGGGCTGCGACCATCCCCGATGAGGCATGGAAACAATGGTCGGCTCAATTGGATGCCTTGGTAGATGATTTATCTGCAAAGGGAGTACTGTCTCCAGCTCACTTGACGAAGACCAATGTTATTCTGCCTCGGATCGACCTATTGCGCCAGGCCATTAGTCGTAAGGACACTTTCTATCTGGTGATACATCAATTGTACTGCCGATACAGCATTGATCCAAGTACACTGGGTCAAATTAGAGCTTCTGAGATGGGCATGCAATCACTCATCCCTCTTCTGGAAGACAATGGAATGATGCCTGGTGCCGCTACCATTTGGTTTGCCCATTTTCCGGCATCTCCACAGCGGCTGATGCAGACAACGTGGTATCTCCAGGTGCTATCCGGTGTTCCTGAGTTTTTATCACGGCTTGCAACTGAATGGCCGGGCATCTGGCTTCAGGCCCGTCATCCCCCTCTGGTGTCTCATCTTTGGCAAGTGCTTGCATGTCCATCTCCGATTTTGATGTCGGTAATGTTCATGTGTGTTGCCCGGCGCCTTCACCTCGAGAAATATGTTAAGCCCCTTTTGGACTTTTTCTGGAAAGATATAAAGGTTTTCCACCAGTGTAGGGACTATGACCTTCCTAAGACCACTCAGCAGGCCCATGACTGGAATTTTGCCCAACAGTATCTCAACTTTCCCCGTTTGCCTGGAAATCAACCACAAACCCCATCTTCCTCCCTCTCTGCACCATCTCTCAGACCTCAAAATCAACCCATGTCCCCAGGAATACCGTCACCATACCCCAGATCTGCGGTTGCGGGTACCAGTCAACCTGCCACAAACTCACCTGCTCTAAGCCCACTGGGTGCTCCTTTGCAGCAGTTCCCCTCAAATTCGCAGGCTGTTGGCCCAGCTGTTGGCCCTCATCAATTTGGTGCAAACTCACAAGTGCAGAATACCCCGCAACCAATTCATTACAACCCCATGTCACAGGGACGGGAACCAGGACCGTGGTATCCGGTGAATTCACAGATGAATCCACAAATGCACAGGCAGATAGCGCTTGAACAGGTACCACCTTCTCTGAGGCACCAATCAACGCCAGGTTCAAATGGTCAACAAATGCAGCGGCGAACAATGATGCCTACACATTTAGTAGCGCCTGCTAACCCTTCCACAACCCCCCTCCAATCGAGTGCTCTCACCTCTACACAGTCAGCACCGTCGCTTCACGCTCCTTTGCCCATATCTACGCTGGCCACCACAAACCATTTGGCCCAGCGCCCAATGCCACCACAAAGGCCCAATAACTATCACCACCAACAACGTTCGGGGACAATGCAATCCTCTGTTTCGCCGATCGCACGTGTACCTCCTCAGAGACAGCATTTTCAACCTTTACCCAACTCTGCCTTCCTCCCGTTACCTGGCTACAGAGCACCTATGATGGTGAATCCAAATCCAACGCGTCTCGGCCTCCATTTGGTTGATCTTCGCGATCCCACGAAGAAGCTGGTAAAACAGGGTTCAGATGGCAATGAAATTGGGACTGATCTGTTTACTTATCTAAATACCTTCGCTGTACACCCGACCATCGTCGATGTTGACCAGTCGGTCTATGCGTGGAATTTCTCTTTCACGCACGATGAGCATCAAAAGTTCCCACACATAGCTCACGGGAAAGAAAGCCAATATTCGGTTTGGACCTTTAGGCCCGGTTGCCGGACTATTCGCCTGCGATGCATTCGTCTTCCGGGCAGTCCGAACACTGTGACGGAGCAGACCTGGGCTACCGCGGGCACTTTTTGGCCCAGTGTCTTTTACATTACTGTGAACGGCAGAGAGCTATATGTGCGCCGAAAGGTTCACAACGGAAAAGATTTACCTTTGGACATCACCGAGTACCTCACAACGGGTGAAAACAGGGTACGGCTCGATATAATCTTAGGACAGGATGAGTGCAAGACCTCCAAATTCGTCTTTGGAGTGGAGGTCTTGGAGGTTGCCGAGTTCGACCAGATACTCACTTTGATCAAGTCCATCTCAGCCGCCGACTCTCGTGCAGCTATCAAAAAGCGGCTTTCCCCTATCACCGACGACGATGAATTGGCAGTTGTCACCGACAATCTCACAATTGACCTAGTGGACCCCTTCATGGCACGCATCTTCGATATCCCCGTTCGTTCGCGCCACTGCAACCACCATGAATGCTTCGACCGTGACACGTTCATAAGAACCAGGAAGTCGGTATCCGGGCCGACACCGATGGTCGACAACTGGCGCTGCCCGATTTGCAAGGGAGATGCCCGTCCGCAGTTCCTGGTCGTCGATCAGTTCCTTGCCGAGCTACATGCAGAGCTCGCCCGTACAACCCGACTTCAAGGGATCAGAGCAATCCAAATTAAAGTTGATGGTACTTGGACCCCCAAGTACGACACTGATGAGACCTCACCCGGCGCAGACAAAGTCTTGTCTCCGAAGCGCAAGGCTGAAGACTCTTTGGGCCCCGTTGCCATGCGCCCCAGGAAAGACGTGTCTAATGGTAGTCACAGTTCGGCTGTTCGCACCCAAGAACATACCGTCATCGAATTGGACTGA